In Phragmites australis chromosome 17, lpPhrAust1.1, whole genome shotgun sequence, the following are encoded in one genomic region:
- the LOC133897865 gene encoding uncharacterized protein LOC133897865 yields MIVCVAVVGHQNNPLYLQSFTEADDALKLHHIVHCSLDVIDERVNNPKRSAPTLNESFLGLLYPTENYKVYGYLTNTKVKFIMVTTDLDVKDADARNFFRKFHAAYVDAVSNPFHVPGKKISSRSFGARVSTIVKSFGSGTTG; encoded by the exons ATGATCGTCTGCGTCGCCGTTGTCGGCCACCAG AACAACCCGCTGTACCTACAGAGCTTCACGGAGGCGGACGACGCCCTCAAGCTCCACCACATCGTCCACTGCTCCCTCGACGTCATCGACGAGCGAG TAAACAATCCTAAAAGGAGTGCACCTACATTGAATGAGTCATTTTTGGGTCTTCTATACCCAACTGAGAACTACAAAGT GTATGGCTATTTGACAAACACAAAGGTCAAATTTATCATGGTCACAACTGACCTTGATGTCAAGGATGCAGATGCCCGAAAT TTTTTCAGGAAGTTCCATGCCGCTTATGTAGATGCCGTCTCAAACCCCTTCCATGTCCCAGGGAAGAAGATCTCTTCAAGAAGCTTTGGCGCAAGAGTAAGCACCATCGTGAAGTCCTTCGGTTCAGGGACAACCGGTTGA
- the LOC133897573 gene encoding uncharacterized protein LOC133897573, with amino-acid sequence MKTLQRQEQPAKAGMSPDLKKTASSPPPPPPGLELFTAGELDVAEQLVLLSGSSTSTGGTPKAGRGASVAHAAASGSSSPRSVNAQPAPAPVPAFPRGDGVEDEDEQEVPGMQRRTKRCRPIAEIYRATQRIGRCSLKKNEE; translated from the coding sequence ATGAAAACCCTACAGCGCCAGGAGCAGCCGGCGAAGGCCGGGATGTCTCCGGATCTCAAGAAgacggcctcctcgccgccgccgccgccgccggggctCGAGCTCTTCACGGCGGGCGAACTCGACGTGGCCGAGCAGCTCGTCCTCCTCAGCGGGAGCAGCACGTCCACGGGGGGCACCCCGAAGGCCGGGCGGGGCGCATCCGTGGCCCATGCCGCCGCGTCGGGATCCTCCTCCCCGCGCTCCGTGAACGCCCAGCCGGCCCCGGCGCCCGTGCCGGCCTTCCCCCGCGGCGATGGCgtggaggacgaggacgagcagGAGGTTCCCGGGATGCAGCGCAGGACGAAGCGCTGCCGCCCGATCGCCGAGATCTACCGCGCGACCCAGCGAATCGGGAGGTGCAGCCTGAAGAAGAACGAGGAGTAG
- the LOC133897041 gene encoding uncharacterized protein LOC133897041 yields the protein MFEEVANQPAPLPSSPQPAVAMSSSSVPRACGWEIALAPGGFFTEAELAAADQLVQLSFNSGGGGGDEESSSPRSVNTCTGTAAWEAGEDMVVGGLGVELDRRARKRYRLLSELYAATRPVRGSAASSRKRKRDYKPEAAMVKYGEEHDGERWE from the exons ATGTTCGAGGAAGTAG CCAACCAGCCGGCGCCGCTTCCTTCCTCGCCGCAGCCAGCCGTGGCCATGTCCTCCTCGTCGGTGCCACGCGCGTGCGGCTGGGAGATCGCGCTCGCGCCCGGGGGCTTCTTTACGGAGGCGGAGCTGGCGGCGGCGGACCAGCTCGTGCAGCTCAGCTtcaacagcggcggcggcggaggggacgAGGAGTCGTCGTCACCGCGGTCGGTGAACACGTGCACGGGCACCGCGGCGTGGGAGGCGGGAGAGGATATGGTAGTCGGTGGGCTGGGCGTCGAGCTGGACAGGAGGGCGAGGAAGAGGTACCGGCTGCTGTCGGAGCTCTACGCAGCCACGAGGCCGGTGAGGGGCTCCGCTGCCAGCTCCAGGAAGAGGAAGCGGGACTACAAGCCGGAGGCGGCGATGGTGAAGTATGGAGAGGAACATGATGGTGAGAGATGGGAGTGA
- the LOC133897288 gene encoding basic blue protein-like gives MAFLSATAASILLLVAGAGATEYTVGDSAGWTIGPNYLTWSQKYNFTAGDTLVFDYVVEQHDVYRVTQDAFRTCEPENQTMRVWSSGHDLVNLTVPGDYYFICNVAGHCLGGMKFAVAVAAPPPPPPPTPPPPALPPPPPPATSAGVSSSPRSFVWPDVVRIPCLAVIAASCSLLNRLVV, from the exons ATGGCGTTTTTGTCCGCCACAGCAGcctccatcctcctcctcgtagCAGGCGCTGGCGCGACGGAGTACACGGTCGGCGACTCCGCCGGGTGGACCATCGGCCCCAACTACCTCACCTGGTCGCAGAAGTACAACTTCACCGCCGGCGACACGCTCG TGTTCGACTACGTGGTGGAGCAGCACGACGTGTACCGGGTGACGCAGGACGCGTTCCGGACGTGTGAGCCGGAGAACCAGACCATGCGCGTCTGGTCGTCGGGCCACGACCTCGTCAACCTCACCGTGCCGGGGGACTACTACTTCATCTGCAACGTCGCCGGCCACTGCCTCGGTGGCATGAagttcgccgtcgccgtcgccgcgcctcctcctccaccgccgccaaCGCCTCCCCCGCcggccttgccgccgccgccaccgcccgcGACCTCCGCCGGCGTGTCGTCGTCACCGAGGAGTTTCGTGTGGCCGGACGTGGTGCGGATTCCATGCCTCGCCGTGATCGCGGCCTCTTGCTCCTTGCTTAACCGGTTGGTCGTTTAA